From Coregonus clupeaformis isolate EN_2021a unplaced genomic scaffold, ASM2061545v1 scaf1438, whole genome shotgun sequence, one genomic window encodes:
- the LOC121586174 gene encoding gastrula zinc finger protein XlCGF57.1 translates to MKNKSVKKQHNKTKRAKHHRDPIKTECETQSDDVNCKREEPDISQAPSHNTKGVTSNSIQIKEEPTDFEVQSHRFDSRALHKDSGTVITKTETDSVYISQGTVEIKTEYDSDSEIHKVVVKRETQVCFMKEENVGEENPDEDTDEDTEDRRDTDRNRVSSPQFFPCPYCTISFTDHSFLEKHIKWNHQKEYLAMLRNSFSKSSGTETVPTHSCLHCSLMFQTPRLLSIHTRQIHPSAIPRKPVRPHRVSRKLYTCPQCARRFRYLGSLQNHCELSHKMAVVSTNGHLSCADCGKSFKNCWGQGPHQCHEPEGTEPQDIKPVVCLEVGFHCSECGKILCSPQSLNIHMRIHTGEKPYACKECGKRFAESGSLRKHLLIHSGVKAFKCQECGKDFARMKGLRSHMTTHSGKKQYSCSQCDRQFGYKSSLTIHLRSHTGEKPFHCTVCGKDFSIKRNLRLHLKIHNNEKGHQCGECGLKVIDIGALKTHMRSHTGERPYHCTVCSKQFIRLEHLKNHQRTHTGERPYVCSECSKSFAQSGDLTKHIRTHTGEKPYECSVCHGCYTSSGDLGKHMRIHNGSRPFPCKQCDKSFRLVGHLKTHMRTHTGERPYSCPRCLRTFARTHHLSVHLAQCR, encoded by the exons ATGAAGAACAAATCTGTGAAAAAGCAACACAACAAAACCAAAAGGGCTAAACACCATCGAGACCCCATCAAAACAGAGTGTGAAACACAGTCAGATGATGTTAACTGCAAAAGAGAAGAACCAGACATTAGCCAAGCTCCCTCTCACAACACTAAAGGGGTTACTTCCAACTCCATCCAAATCAAAGAGGAACCAACAGACTTTGAAGTGCAGAGTCATCGCTTCGATTCTAGAGCACTCCACAAGGATTCTGGAACCGTCATAACCAAGACTGAAACCGATTCCGTTTACATTAGCCAAGGAACAGTAGAGATAAAAACAGAGTATGATTCTGATTCTGAAATACATAAGGTGGTGGTTAAGAGAGAAACTCAAGTGTGTTTCATGAAGGAGGAGAATGTGGGTGAAGAAAATCCAGATGAGGACACAGATGAGGACACCGAAGACAGAAGGGATACAGACCGCAACAGAG TCTCTTCTCCTCAGTTCTTTCCTTGCCCATACTGCACCATCTCCTTCACCGACCATTCCTTCCTGGAGAAGCACATCAAGTGGAACCACCAGAAGGAGTATCTGGCCATGTTGAGAAACAGTTTTTCAAAGAGCAGTGGAACAGAGACGGTACCAACACACAGCTGCCTCCACTGTAGCCTCATGTTCCAAACCCCACGGCTGCTTAGCATCCACACTCGCCAGATCCACCCTTCAGCCATTCCCCGGAAACCTGTCCGTCCCCACAGGGTTTCGAGGAAACTCTACACCTGTCCACAGTGTGCCCGCAGATTCAGGTACCTGGGCAGTCTGCAAAACCATTGCGAGCTTTCACACAAAATGGCTGTTGTTAGCACCAATGGACACCTCAGTTGTGCtgattgtgggaagagcttcaagaATTGTTGGGGACAGGGACCTCACCAGTGTCACGAACCAGAGGGCACTGAACCTCAGGACATTAAGCCTGTGGTCTGTCTGGAAGTCGGCTTCCATTGCTCAGAGTGTGGCAAGATCCTCTGTAGTCCTCAGAGCCTGAACATTCACATGCGAATTCAcaccggagagaagccttatGCCTGCAAAGAGTGTGGCAAAAGATTTGCAGAGAGCGGCAGTTTACGCAAACACCTGCTGATACACTCGGGGGTGAAGGCGTTCAAATGCCAGGAATGTGGGAAGGATTTTGCCCGTATGAAGGGTCTCAGGAGTCACATGACAACTCACTCTGGCAAAAAGCAGTACTCCTGCTCCCAATGTGACCGGCAGTTTGGATACAAGTCTAGTCTGACCATTCACCTACGCtctcacacaggggagaaaccctttCACTGCACAGTGTGCGGTAAAGACTTCTCTATCAAGAGAAACCTGAGGCTTCACCTAAAGATCCACAACAATGAGAAAGGCCACCAGTGTGGGGAGTGCGGCCTGAAGGTCATAGACATTGGAGCGTTGAAGACACACATGCGCTCACACACCGGCGAGAGGCCTTACCACTGCACAGTGTGCAGCAAGCAGTTCATTCGACTGGAACACCTGAAGAACCACCAACGCACTCACACAGGTGAGAGACCATACGTCTGTTCGGAGTGCAGCAAGAGCTTTGCTCAGTCTGGAGATCTCACAAAACACATACGCacccacactggagagaagccgtaTGAATGTTCTGTCTGCCACGGATGCTATACCTCTTCAGGGGATCTGGGCAAACACATGAGGATCCACAATGGCTCACGGCCCTTTCCCTGCAAGCAGTGTGACAAGAGCTTCCGCTTGGTCGGCCACCTTAAAACTCACATGAGGACCCACACTGGGGAGAGACCATACTCCTGCCCCCGCTGCCTCCGGACCTTCGCTCGCACCCACCACCTCTCCGTTCACCTGGCTCAGTGTCGCTGA